The following nucleotide sequence is from Gemmatimonadota bacterium.
CGGATTGCTTGAAGCGCTCGATGAGGGCCAGCCGTTCGGGCGAGTTGGGAGCGCCCGGCGCCAGCGGCGGGGGAGCGTCGCCCTGGCGCGTGGGCACCACCGAGGACAGGAAGGCCTCGGAACGACCGAGAGTGGTCAAGGCGCCGAGGGCGGCGAGTGCTTCGCGTCGTGTCATCATTGCGTGGTGGCTCCGTGCAGGGTGGAGACGTTACCTGAGACTTGCTTCGCGGAAGACGAGGCGAACCAGTTCTGCTGCGGTCTCGTCGAACGCGGCTTCAATCTCCTTGTTGCCCCCGGCGAAGCGTTCGCGGAAGGCGGTGAGATCGATGCTGCCCTTCACGGCATCGACGGTGCGGAACATTGCCGGCCCGGAGTTCCGAAGTGCCTCGTTCATCTGAGTGACGGCGCTCGTGATCAGGTCACGAATCAGTGCCAGGTGCGCCGTGTCGTGCAGGACGGGGCCGTGACCGGGAACGACCATCGCCGGCTGGAGCGCGATCACCCGGCTCAGCGTGGCAGCCCACTCGCGCGGGTAGCCGTCGTAGAAGTAGGGGAGGGGAAGGACCACGAGATCGCCCACTGCAACGATCCGCTCCGCCGGCAGCTGCACGACGAGGTCGCCGGGGGTGTTGCCGCGGCCGAGGAAGCGGACCTCGACGTTTCTGCCGCCCAGGTCGATGGTGATGTTGTCTGCTACGGTGAGGGTGGCACTCTGGAATGGTGACTTCTTCATCTCGAGCATCACTTCATTGCGCCGAGCGAGGATGCGCTTTACTTCGGCCTTGTCGGCATCGGAGAGCGGGGTTCCGTCGCCATTCTTGCCGCTGTCGTGGAGGCGCTGATACCCGGCGGTGCCGCGCTCTTCCCGACTGAGTGAGCCGGGACCGAAGCGATCCATCTCCTCTTTCGTGTCCGGGTGGGCGATGATGCTCAGCCCCGGAAAGGCGTCCATGTAGGCGCGATTGCCGAAGTTGTGATCGTTGTGAAAGTGCGTGGTGACCAGGAAGGTGACGGGGTGCGAGGTCCACTGCCGGATCTGGGCGATATCCTCCCGCGCTTCCGACGGCAGAAAGGGCGCGTCGACCACGAGGACCTGTCGCTCGCCGATGATGACGGTGGTGTTGCCGCCGGCGAAGCCATCCTGCGCGTCGCGATGCTCGATGACATAGACTCCGGTCGCGAGTTGAGTCACCTTGCGTGGCGACTGGGCGATGATGTGCGCCGTTGCGCCGGTGAGGAGCGTGGCGAGCAGGAGCGCGCGAAGCGATGGCGCGCCGGAGATGATCACGTGGTGGCTCCAGCATAGAAGGAAATTGCTGCGCGGTGCGGTGGCTTGCTGGAGTCTCATACGCTGATTGGGCTACCGTCGGTTTCTCGCTTGTCGTCCTTCTTACTTTGCTCGCGCCCAGCCGCCCGCGAAGATGCCGCTCGCAAACAGGGTATACTGACTCACCTCGTCAGTCGGA
It contains:
- a CDS encoding MBL fold metallo-hydrolase — its product is MIISGAPSLRALLLATLLTGATAHIIAQSPRKVTQLATGVYVIEHRDAQDGFAGGNTTVIIGERQVLVVDAPFLPSEAREDIAQIRQWTSHPVTFLVTTHFHNDHNFGNRAYMDAFPGLSIIAHPDTKEEMDRFGPGSLSREERGTAGYQRLHDSGKNGDGTPLSDADKAEVKRILARRNEVMLEMKKSPFQSATLTVADNITIDLGGRNVEVRFLGRGNTPGDLVVQLPAERIVAVGDLVVLPLPYFYDGYPREWAATLSRVIALQPAMVVPGHGPVLHDTAHLALIRDLITSAVTQMNEALRNSGPAMFRTVDAVKGSIDLTAFRERFAGGNKEIEAAFDETAAELVRLVFREASLR